Proteins from one Thioflavicoccus mobilis 8321 genomic window:
- a CDS encoding TrkH family potassium uptake protein, whose amino-acid sequence MSHAAATLMRAARPMVVAGTLGLLLLVLAALSAVPAIVSLVLGDTGLEWRLFGVAALELLLGTLLVRLPRPDDIQWNEALAVTGLAFLLAAGAMVWPLMGNEIGALDAWFEAVSGVTTTGLTTLRDMAERPAGFLFLRAWMQWYGGLGIAVLTVALIMRHHASGRRLLETTGESLTHASARDHARRVLLVYLGLTGLAVFGVWMSGLAPFQALLHGLAAVATGGFAASDRNIAPLPPVSVAVLSAICLAAAVSLPLYAQLWRKGPRALLGEPDVRALIASAVVTAALLALIGVTLDGVAWPRALADGLVQSISAQTDTGFSTVDIAALPAASQLVLIVSMTIGGCTGSTAGGIKLIRLLILIRLVQLALRRTAVSERAVLGANVGTARIEPDAVAAALQLLGLWALVLILSWFVFLLHGVAPLASLFEVASATANAGLSAGLTGPDLAPLLKVVLSVDMLLGRVEILALLVLLYYPTWFGRRRAS is encoded by the coding sequence ATGAGCCACGCTGCCGCGACCCTGATGCGTGCGGCGCGGCCGATGGTCGTCGCCGGGACCCTCGGCTTGCTGCTGCTTGTCCTCGCCGCGCTCTCGGCGGTGCCGGCCATCGTCTCGCTGGTGCTTGGCGATACGGGCCTGGAATGGCGTTTGTTCGGCGTCGCCGCACTGGAACTCCTGCTCGGGACCCTGCTCGTGCGCCTGCCCCGACCGGACGATATCCAGTGGAACGAGGCCCTCGCCGTGACGGGGCTGGCCTTCCTGTTGGCCGCGGGGGCGATGGTCTGGCCCCTGATGGGGAACGAAATCGGCGCGCTCGATGCCTGGTTCGAGGCCGTCTCCGGCGTGACGACGACGGGGCTGACGACGCTCCGCGATATGGCCGAACGCCCCGCTGGTTTCCTGTTCTTGCGCGCCTGGATGCAATGGTACGGTGGCCTTGGCATCGCGGTGCTGACGGTGGCCCTAATCATGCGCCATCATGCCAGTGGTCGGCGGCTACTGGAGACCACAGGTGAGTCGCTGACCCACGCGAGTGCCCGTGATCATGCGCGACGGGTGTTGCTCGTCTATCTTGGCCTCACGGGGCTTGCCGTGTTCGGCGTCTGGATGAGCGGCCTGGCACCGTTCCAGGCACTGCTGCATGGACTCGCGGCCGTCGCCACCGGTGGCTTTGCCGCGTCAGACCGCAATATCGCGCCGCTCCCGCCGGTGAGCGTGGCGGTGCTGAGCGCGATCTGCCTGGCCGCCGCCGTGAGCCTGCCGCTCTATGCTCAGCTTTGGCGGAAAGGTCCGCGAGCGCTGCTCGGTGAACCGGATGTCCGGGCGCTGATCGCCTCGGCCGTGGTGACGGCAGCGCTGCTCGCGCTCATCGGTGTCACGTTGGATGGTGTCGCCTGGCCACGAGCGCTCGCCGACGGGCTCGTACAGAGCATTTCGGCGCAGACCGACACGGGGTTCAGCACGGTCGATATCGCAGCCCTGCCGGCCGCCTCCCAGTTGGTGCTGATCGTCTCGATGACGATCGGCGGTTGCACCGGCTCGACGGCGGGCGGGATCAAGCTGATCCGCCTCTTGATCCTGATCCGCCTGGTCCAGCTCGCGCTGCGGCGCACCGCCGTTTCGGAGCGGGCAGTATTGGGCGCCAATGTCGGTACTGCCCGCATCGAGCCGGACGCGGTGGCCGCGGCCCTCCAGTTGCTGGGGCTCTGGGCCTTGGTGCTCATCCTGTCCTGGTTCGTCTTTCTACTCCACGGTGTGGCCCCGCTCGCTAGCCTCTTCGAGGTGGCCTCGGCGACGGCCAACGCCGGCCTGTCGGCGGGGCTCACCGGTCCCGATCTGGCGCCGCTCCTGAAGGTCGTGCTGAGCGTCGACATGCTGCTCGGGCGGGTCGAGATCCTGGCCCTGCTGGTCCTGCTCTATTACCCGACCTGGTTCGGAAGGAGGCGTGCATCGTGA
- a CDS encoding amino acid ABC transporter permease: MSRTPGRRGAGRRTGRWTGWRDPRLRAVAFQALFLAAVLALAGYVLDNTLANLEARGIGTGFGFLSETAGFGIIQTLIDYSETSSFGQTFVVGLLNTLLVSALGILLATLIGFLVGIARLSGNWLIARLAGTYIEIFRNIPLLLQIFFWYFAVLSALPRPRQSFSLGEAVFLNLRGLYLPRPLFEPGFDLVLTALGIAVVTAILVRRWARRQREPIGRDLPTGWIGLALVIGLPAIAFLFAGAPLGWERPALAGFNFRGGITVIPELMALLLALSIYTAAFVAEIVRAGILSVAKGQTEAAAALGLRRGQILRLVVIPQALRVIIPPLTSQYLNLLKNSSLATAIGYPDLVNVFAGTTLNQTGQAVEVIAMTMAVYLVISLAISLSMNWYNARIALTER, encoded by the coding sequence ATGAGCCGCACGCCAGGGCGCCGCGGCGCTGGACGCCGAACCGGGCGCTGGACCGGCTGGAGGGACCCGCGCCTGCGAGCGGTCGCCTTCCAGGCCCTGTTCTTGGCCGCCGTGCTGGCGCTGGCCGGCTACGTCCTGGACAACACGCTTGCCAACCTGGAGGCGCGCGGCATCGGCACGGGCTTCGGCTTCCTGTCCGAGACGGCCGGGTTCGGCATCATCCAGACCTTGATCGACTATTCGGAGACATCGAGCTTCGGGCAGACCTTCGTCGTCGGCCTCCTGAACACCCTGCTGGTCTCGGCGCTCGGCATCCTGCTCGCGACCCTGATCGGCTTCCTGGTCGGCATCGCCCGGCTCTCCGGCAACTGGCTGATCGCGCGGCTCGCCGGCACCTACATCGAGATCTTCCGCAACATCCCGCTCTTGCTCCAGATCTTCTTCTGGTACTTCGCGGTCCTGAGCGCGCTGCCGCGCCCGCGCCAGAGCTTCTCGCTCGGCGAGGCGGTATTCCTCAACCTGCGCGGCCTCTATCTGCCGCGGCCGCTCTTCGAACCCGGCTTCGACCTGGTCCTTACGGCCCTCGGGATCGCCGTCGTCACCGCCATCCTCGTGCGGCGCTGGGCGCGACGGCAACGCGAGCCGATTGGCCGCGACCTCCCGACCGGATGGATAGGCCTGGCGCTCGTCATCGGCCTGCCGGCCATCGCCTTCCTGTTCGCCGGCGCACCGCTCGGCTGGGAGCGACCAGCGCTGGCCGGCTTCAACTTCCGCGGCGGCATCACCGTGATCCCCGAGCTGATGGCCCTGCTCCTGGCGCTGTCGATCTACACCGCCGCCTTCGTCGCCGAGATCGTCCGCGCCGGGATCCTGTCGGTGGCCAAGGGCCAGACCGAGGCGGCCGCCGCGCTCGGCCTGCGCCGCGGCCAGATCCTGCGGCTGGTCGTGATCCCGCAGGCGCTGCGGGTCATCATCCCGCCGCTGACCAGTCAGTATCTGAATCTGCTCAAGAACTCTTCGCTCGCGACCGCGATCGGCTACCCGGATCTGGTCAACGTCTTCGCCGGTACGACGCTGAACCAGACCGGCCAGGCCGTCGAGGTCATCGCGATGACGATGGCCGTCTACTTGGTCATCAGCCTCGCGATCTCGCTCTCGATGAACTGGTACAACGCGCGCATCGCGCTCACGGAGCGCTGA
- a CDS encoding transketolase, with product MSRLATLKEHGQSFWLDSLSRQMLEDGSLERRIRDQGLTGITSNPAIFAKTMGKSPHYDAPLAAALEQAAGAEGLYEALAVADVREACDLLLPVYHSSDGADGFVSLEVSPHIAYDPLATIRQARALWDEVGRPNLFIKVPGTRPGRHAVEVLLYEGINVNITLLFGVDAYRETLEAYMKAMQRRREHGRDLHSVASVASLFLSRIDVAVDRELRHRLGPDVDERIRAKARPLLGHTAIANARLAYAVLRETLASERWQALAEEGARPQRLVWASTGTKDPSYSDVHYIEPLIGPHTVSTMPEATAAAFEDHGQVAATLPADPDEATRVMDHLEQLAIDLDAVTYQLVDEGVQKFIDPYDKLLARLEERRTAAARARQASVLPGVAARLRAEVIRMTTAAGSGHPTSCLSCAELVAALFFDEMRWDPQAPEARDMDRFVLSKGHAAPILWAALKEAGAIDADLLTLRQIDSELQGHPTPAIPWVPAATGSLGQGLSVANGLALADRLDGIPARIFCLLGDGECSEGSVWEAAQFAADNGLDRVVAIVDANGLEQSGEAPYGHDTSVVAGRFRAFGWQALEVDGHDLGDLLVALERTRDGGPTAIVARTEKGKGVSFLEGAEGWHGKALDEAERDRALAEITAPEIGVRVTPRRVGGGGEPSGDAPPVPIAVDYAEGETVATRSAFGDALKKLGAQRNDLVVLDGDVKGSTKTATFEEAWPERFLEAQIAEQNMVGVALGLAASGKRPCVATFAAFLTRAYDFIRMAAHSRPPHLLICGSHAGVSIGQDGPSQMGLEDIAMMRALDGAAVLYPCDAVSAERLTEAALDHPGIVYLRTTRGKTPVIYAASETFSIGGSKTLAESPQDRLTLVAAGITVHTALEAHRRLRAQGLSTRVIDAYSVEPLDVETLQRAARETEGLLVIEDHNRHGGLGEAVAAQVGRLGRVFHLGVAGEPRSGTPEELLERHRLSATEIAREALAVAA from the coding sequence ATGAGCCGACTTGCCACACTGAAAGAGCATGGTCAGAGCTTCTGGCTGGACAGTCTCTCCCGCCAGATGCTGGAGGACGGTAGCCTCGAAAGGCGCATCCGCGATCAGGGTCTGACCGGTATCACCTCCAATCCTGCGATCTTCGCCAAGACGATGGGGAAATCCCCGCATTACGACGCACCGCTCGCCGCGGCGCTGGAGCAGGCCGCCGGCGCCGAAGGCCTCTACGAGGCGCTGGCGGTCGCCGACGTCCGCGAGGCCTGTGATCTGTTGCTGCCGGTCTATCATTCGAGCGACGGGGCGGACGGCTTCGTCAGCCTCGAGGTCTCGCCCCATATCGCCTACGACCCGCTCGCGACCATTCGGCAGGCGCGCGCCCTCTGGGACGAGGTCGGCCGGCCGAACCTCTTCATCAAGGTCCCTGGCACCCGTCCCGGGCGTCACGCGGTCGAGGTCCTGCTCTACGAGGGGATCAACGTCAATATCACGCTCTTGTTCGGCGTCGACGCCTACCGCGAGACCCTTGAAGCCTACATGAAGGCGATGCAACGGCGTCGCGAGCACGGCCGCGACCTGCACTCGGTCGCCTCCGTGGCGAGCCTCTTCCTCAGCCGCATCGATGTCGCCGTCGACCGCGAGCTGCGCCATCGCCTCGGGCCCGACGTCGACGAGCGCATCCGTGCCAAGGCCCGGCCGTTGCTCGGGCACACGGCGATCGCCAATGCCCGGCTGGCCTACGCGGTGCTGCGAGAGACGCTGGCCAGCGAGCGCTGGCAGGCACTGGCGGAGGAGGGCGCGCGGCCGCAGCGCCTCGTCTGGGCCAGTACCGGTACGAAGGATCCAAGCTATTCCGACGTCCACTACATCGAGCCGCTGATCGGCCCCCACACGGTCTCGACGATGCCGGAGGCCACGGCCGCCGCCTTCGAGGATCATGGCCAGGTCGCCGCGACCCTGCCAGCAGACCCGGATGAGGCGACGCGGGTGATGGATCACCTGGAGCAGCTCGCAATCGACCTCGATGCCGTCACCTACCAGCTCGTCGACGAGGGGGTGCAGAAGTTCATCGATCCCTACGACAAGCTACTCGCGCGACTCGAGGAGCGTCGCACCGCAGCCGCCCGCGCCCGCCAGGCAAGCGTCCTCCCTGGGGTTGCGGCTCGGCTGCGCGCCGAGGTGATTCGCATGACCACGGCGGCCGGCTCCGGCCATCCGACCTCGTGTCTGTCCTGCGCCGAGCTCGTTGCGGCGCTGTTCTTCGACGAGATGCGCTGGGATCCGCAGGCCCCCGAGGCGCGGGACATGGACCGGTTCGTCCTCTCGAAGGGGCATGCCGCCCCGATCCTCTGGGCGGCGTTGAAGGAGGCCGGCGCGATCGACGCGGACTTGCTCACGCTTCGTCAGATCGACAGCGAGCTGCAGGGCCACCCGACGCCAGCGATCCCTTGGGTGCCGGCAGCGACCGGCTCGCTCGGTCAGGGCCTGTCGGTGGCCAACGGACTGGCCCTGGCCGATCGGCTCGATGGCATTCCAGCGCGGATCTTCTGTCTGCTCGGCGATGGCGAGTGCTCCGAGGGATCCGTCTGGGAGGCCGCCCAGTTCGCCGCGGACAATGGGCTCGACCGTGTCGTCGCGATCGTCGATGCCAATGGCCTGGAGCAGAGCGGCGAGGCCCCGTACGGGCACGACACCTCGGTCGTAGCCGGGCGGTTTCGCGCCTTTGGGTGGCAGGCGTTGGAGGTCGACGGCCACGACCTCGGCGACCTGCTCGTGGCGCTGGAACGGACCCGCGACGGCGGGCCGACGGCCATCGTCGCACGCACCGAGAAGGGCAAGGGTGTCTCGTTCCTCGAGGGGGCCGAGGGCTGGCATGGCAAGGCCCTTGACGAGGCCGAGCGCGACCGGGCCCTCGCCGAGATCACTGCGCCTGAAATCGGCGTCCGCGTGACGCCACGCCGGGTCGGCGGCGGTGGCGAGCCGAGCGGCGACGCGCCCCCCGTCCCGATTGCCGTCGACTATGCCGAAGGCGAGACGGTCGCGACCCGCAGCGCCTTCGGTGACGCGCTGAAGAAGCTCGGCGCGCAGCGCAACGACCTCGTCGTCCTCGATGGCGACGTCAAAGGTTCGACCAAGACCGCGACCTTCGAGGAGGCCTGGCCCGAGCGCTTCCTCGAGGCCCAGATCGCCGAGCAGAACATGGTCGGCGTGGCGCTCGGCCTCGCCGCCAGCGGCAAGCGGCCTTGCGTTGCGACCTTCGCCGCCTTTCTGACTCGCGCCTACGACTTCATCCGCATGGCGGCCCACTCGCGCCCGCCCCACCTGCTGATCTGCGGTAGCCATGCCGGGGTGTCGATCGGCCAGGATGGCCCCTCGCAGATGGGCCTCGAGGATATCGCGATGATGCGCGCCCTCGACGGTGCTGCGGTGCTCTATCCCTGCGATGCGGTCAGCGCCGAGCGCCTCACCGAGGCGGCTCTGGATCATCCCGGGATCGTCTATTTGCGCACGACCCGAGGCAAGACGCCGGTGATCTACGCGGCCTCCGAGACCTTCTCCATCGGTGGCAGCAAGACTCTCGCCGAGTCGCCCCAGGATCGCCTGACCTTGGTGGCGGCCGGGATCACCGTGCACACGGCCCTCGAGGCCCACCGCCGGCTGCGTGCACAGGGGCTCTCGACCCGGGTGATCGACGCCTATTCGGTCGAGCCGCTCGACGTCGAGACCCTCCAGCGGGCGGCCCGCGAGACCGAGGGCCTGCTGGTCATCGAGGACCATAATCGCCATGGTGGCCTCGGCGAGGCGGTCGCCGCCCAGGTCGGGCGACTGGGCCGCGTGTTCCACCTCGGCGTCGCCGGCGAGCCGCGTTCGGGGACGCCTGAAGAACTCCTGGAGCGTCATCGGCTTTCAGCGACCGAGATCGCGCGTGAGGCCCTGGCGGTTGCGGCTTGA
- a CDS encoding amino acid ABC transporter substrate-binding protein — MMKQRLVASIMAILLGATMQTALADGTLEAVKERGFLQCGVNTGLPGFSNADENGNWTGLDVDLCRAVAAAVLGGADKVRFTPLTAKERLTALQSGEIDLLSRNTTWTMTRDTSLGVHFAGVNYYDGQGFLVSKGLGIKSARELDGAAVCILSGTTTELNLADYFRTHGMSYDPVVFDTADQTARGFESGRCDVLTSDQSQLYAQRLKLSEPDKAIVLPEVISKEPLGPVVRQGDDRWLNIVRWTLFALIDAEELGVDSGNVDAMKESRNPAIRRLLGLEGTKGSGLGLDDAWAYRAIKEVGNYGEIFERNVGQASPLKIERGLNRLWTDGGLQYAPPIR, encoded by the coding sequence ATGATGAAACAGCGGCTCGTGGCCAGCATCATGGCAATCTTGCTCGGCGCGACGATGCAAACGGCCCTCGCCGACGGGACCCTGGAGGCCGTCAAGGAGCGCGGCTTTCTCCAGTGCGGCGTCAACACCGGCCTGCCCGGCTTCTCCAACGCCGACGAGAACGGAAACTGGACCGGCCTGGATGTCGATCTGTGTCGGGCCGTCGCCGCGGCCGTGCTCGGCGGTGCCGACAAGGTGCGCTTCACGCCACTGACCGCCAAGGAGCGCCTGACTGCGCTCCAGTCCGGCGAAATCGACCTGCTCTCGCGCAACACGACCTGGACGATGACCCGCGACACCTCGCTCGGGGTCCACTTCGCCGGCGTCAACTATTACGACGGTCAGGGCTTCCTCGTCTCCAAGGGGCTCGGGATCAAGAGCGCCCGCGAGCTCGACGGGGCGGCGGTCTGCATCCTCTCCGGCACCACGACCGAGCTCAATCTGGCCGACTACTTCCGCACCCATGGCATGTCCTACGACCCCGTCGTCTTCGACACGGCCGATCAGACCGCGCGCGGCTTCGAGTCCGGGCGCTGCGACGTGCTGACCAGCGACCAGTCCCAGCTCTATGCCCAGCGCCTCAAGCTCTCGGAACCGGACAAGGCGATCGTGCTGCCCGAGGTCATCTCCAAGGAGCCGCTCGGACCGGTCGTGCGTCAGGGCGACGATCGTTGGCTCAATATCGTGCGCTGGACCCTGTTCGCGCTGATCGATGCCGAGGAGCTCGGCGTCGATTCGGGCAATGTCGATGCGATGAAGGAGAGCCGCAATCCGGCGATCCGCCGCCTGCTCGGGCTGGAGGGCACCAAGGGCAGCGGCCTCGGCCTCGACGACGCCTGGGCCTACCGCGCGATCAAGGAGGTCGGCAACTATGGCGAGATCTTCGAGCGCAACGTCGGCCAGGCCTCGCCGCTCAAGATCGAGCGCGGCCTGAACCGGCTGTGGACGGACGGCGGTCTCCAGTACGCCCCACCGATCCGGTGA
- a CDS encoding diguanylate cyclase domain-containing protein — MLLWCASDTAGRFGGEDFGLLLSELAGLGGAYRVAQDCVAALCESFDLCDERFDIGTSIGIAYSPNDGHTAEQLPATADRVTSESQRCGASVPRRDRARHPWLSQITRTDARSGRGRGTRSRPTNPRHRRCR; from the coding sequence GTGCTGCTCTGGTGTGCCTCCGATACGGCTGGTCGGTTCGGCGGCGAGGATTTCGGTCTACTTCTGTCGGAGTTGGCGGGCTTGGGCGGTGCCTACAGGGTTGCCCAGGACTGCGTCGCCGCGCTGTGCGAGTCTTTCGACCTCTGCGACGAACGCTTTGATATCGGTACCAGCATCGGCATTGCCTACTCGCCGAATGATGGCCACACTGCCGAGCAATTGCCGGCTACGGCGGACCGGGTGACGTCCGAATCGCAGCGGTGCGGGGCATCCGTGCCCCGGCGCGACCGAGCCCGTCATCCCTGGCTTTCGCAGATCACTAGAACAGACGCCAGAAGCGGCCGAGGTCGAGGAACCAGGTCTCGCCCGACCAATCCTCGACACCGTCGTTGTCGGTGA
- a CDS encoding esterase-like activity of phytase family protein, producing MHARGLSLSLATMLIVGTVGVSQTAFSSDALRLTVQDLWWRQAGSSFQRVATFANYQNLNPTDIGEETVSEIVAATKDGMTLVYTDSPGESIGFVDITDPANPVAAGRVAVGGEPTSVDILGNELALVAVNTSEDYVNTSGKLVVVAIATRTIAGEIDLAGQPDSIKISPDGSYAAVVIENERDEDIEVAGIEGGLPQDPPGYLAIVDIDGADPAGWGLRTVDLTGLASYGSSDPEPEFVDVNEKNQAVVSLQENNHLVVVDLVDGRIVNDFDAGTVTLNGIDATEDGVISLSESLSHVAREPDAVAWVPIGRRGAHLIATANEGDLFGGSRGFSLFDRFGHVLFDSGSSLEELAVQHGHYPENRSENKGSEPEAIEYGRFDDGSYLFVGSERGSFIAVYDVKLAGPRFKQLLPAPQGPEGLLAIPARGLLIASGEEDDPSYGVRSSIMIYRLEDGEPTYPQIISDDLEGTPIPWSALSGMVAVPGERNTLLAVWDSYYSESRIVTIEVSDKPAVITDALTIRGGSGDYDPEGIAVAPDDTLWIASEGNADDSRPNRLLQVDPASGEVLREVGLPEEILACRAASENRSTLGSGFEGVALLPVRDGYKLLVAQQRGWDYTTSECEDLDDDAGGLNANGDPNRTRIWVYDPTANTWGHIGWELADLPEHASWVGLSEIARAPGGAYVLIERDNRTGDFAELKTLVKVRALNALNGLISNDEKRVYDLIPALESTSGWITDKPEGLAITRDGRTFVVTDNDGVEDWSGETWFLDLGRFWRLF from the coding sequence ATGCACGCGAGGGGACTGTCCCTCTCTCTAGCGACGATGCTGATCGTCGGCACGGTTGGTGTAAGCCAGACCGCGTTCAGCTCGGACGCGCTGCGACTGACGGTGCAGGACCTGTGGTGGAGACAGGCCGGAAGCAGCTTTCAGCGGGTTGCGACCTTCGCCAACTACCAGAACCTCAATCCGACCGACATCGGTGAAGAGACAGTCTCCGAGATCGTCGCGGCGACCAAAGACGGGATGACCCTCGTCTATACCGACAGCCCCGGCGAGAGCATCGGCTTCGTCGATATCACGGATCCGGCCAATCCGGTAGCGGCGGGCCGGGTCGCGGTCGGCGGCGAACCGACCTCGGTCGACATCCTCGGCAACGAGCTGGCGCTGGTCGCCGTCAACACCAGCGAGGACTACGTGAATACCAGCGGCAAGCTGGTCGTCGTTGCGATCGCGACTCGAACGATCGCCGGCGAGATCGACCTTGCCGGTCAACCCGATTCGATCAAGATCAGCCCAGACGGCAGCTATGCCGCCGTCGTCATCGAGAACGAGCGCGACGAGGACATCGAGGTCGCCGGCATCGAGGGTGGGCTACCGCAAGATCCGCCAGGCTACCTTGCGATCGTCGACATCGACGGCGCTGACCCTGCCGGCTGGGGCCTGCGCACCGTCGACCTGACCGGTCTCGCGAGCTACGGCAGTTCCGATCCCGAACCGGAATTCGTCGACGTCAACGAGAAGAACCAGGCTGTCGTATCCCTGCAAGAAAACAACCACCTGGTGGTCGTCGATCTCGTCGATGGAAGAATCGTCAACGACTTCGACGCCGGCACCGTGACCTTGAATGGCATCGACGCCACCGAGGACGGAGTGATCTCGCTGAGCGAGTCTCTGTCCCACGTCGCGCGCGAGCCCGATGCCGTCGCCTGGGTGCCGATCGGGCGCCGCGGGGCGCACCTGATCGCGACCGCCAATGAGGGCGACCTGTTCGGCGGCAGCCGCGGCTTCTCGTTGTTCGACCGCTTCGGCCATGTCCTCTTCGACAGCGGCAGCTCGCTCGAGGAGCTCGCGGTTCAGCACGGACACTATCCGGAAAACCGCTCGGAGAACAAAGGCTCGGAGCCCGAGGCGATCGAGTACGGACGCTTCGACGACGGCAGCTACCTGTTCGTCGGCTCCGAGCGCGGCAGCTTCATCGCCGTCTACGACGTCAAGCTCGCCGGGCCGCGCTTCAAGCAGCTGCTCCCCGCCCCGCAGGGTCCGGAGGGTCTTCTCGCAATCCCCGCACGCGGTCTGCTGATCGCCTCGGGCGAGGAAGACGATCCGAGCTACGGCGTGCGCTCCAGCATCATGATCTATCGGCTCGAGGACGGCGAGCCGACCTACCCGCAGATCATCTCTGACGACCTCGAGGGCACGCCGATTCCCTGGTCGGCCCTCTCCGGGATGGTGGCCGTGCCGGGCGAGCGCAACACCCTGTTGGCGGTTTGGGACTCCTACTACAGCGAGAGCCGCATCGTCACGATCGAGGTCTCCGACAAACCGGCTGTGATCACGGATGCGCTGACGATCCGTGGCGGCTCCGGCGACTACGACCCCGAGGGCATCGCCGTCGCGCCGGACGACACCCTCTGGATCGCGAGCGAGGGCAATGCCGACGATTCCCGCCCGAACCGGCTGCTCCAGGTCGACCCTGCGAGCGGCGAGGTGCTCCGCGAGGTCGGGCTGCCCGAGGAGATTCTCGCCTGCCGTGCGGCCTCGGAGAACCGCAGCACCCTCGGCTCCGGCTTCGAAGGGGTCGCCCTCCTGCCCGTGCGCGATGGCTACAAGCTCCTCGTCGCCCAACAGCGCGGCTGGGACTACACGACCTCGGAATGCGAGGATCTCGACGACGATGCCGGCGGCCTGAACGCGAACGGTGACCCGAACCGCACCCGGATCTGGGTCTACGATCCCACCGCGAACACCTGGGGTCACATCGGTTGGGAACTCGCCGACCTACCAGAGCATGCCTCCTGGGTCGGTCTCTCCGAGATCGCCCGCGCGCCGGGCGGCGCCTATGTGCTGATCGAACGCGACAACCGCACTGGCGACTTCGCCGAACTGAAGACCCTGGTCAAGGTGCGCGCGCTCAACGCACTCAATGGGCTGATCAGCAACGACGAAAAGCGGGTCTACGACCTGATCCCGGCACTCGAGTCCACCAGTGGCTGGATCACCGACAAGCCCGAAGGGCTCGCGATCACGCGTGACGGCCGCACCTTCGTCGTCACCGACAACGACGGTGTCGAGGATTGGTCGGGCGAGACCTGGTTCCTCGACCTCGGCCGCTTCTGGCGTCTGTTCTAG
- a CDS encoding cation:proton antiporter: MELLYILLVLLFVTRFTGEVATRVGQPALVGELIAGIGLGLVATQFADSLPVLAGLADDEVFRSLTDLAIFFLMLLAGVEMSPRELRETSVGAFWVALGGLLLPLAGGLALGWVFIPESDYRFAQSLFLATALAITAVPVSVKVLMDLGQLETRTGKTIVAAAVFDDVFGLILLALLTAVLETGELPDLAALGSLLGRIALFFLITGLVGYYVFPWLGRHVKRIKAAEFEFSGLVMAALAFALIAEALGIHFILGAFLAGLFFVRRTIEPPVYEALRKRLATFTTGFLAPLFFASIGLHLDAAAAVHVPVFVVALVLVAFAGKLLGAGLPAYWIGLNQREAFGVGAGMSARGAVELIIADIALRAGLFNHPDSPPDVVRYMFSAVVLMALTTTLVAPLALQRTLGRGD; the protein is encoded by the coding sequence ATGGAATTGCTCTATATCCTGCTCGTGTTGCTGTTCGTCACCCGCTTCACCGGCGAGGTGGCGACGCGTGTCGGTCAGCCTGCCCTGGTCGGCGAGCTCATCGCCGGTATCGGTCTCGGCCTGGTCGCCACCCAGTTCGCCGATTCGCTACCTGTCCTCGCCGGTCTGGCCGACGACGAGGTGTTTCGCTCGCTGACCGACTTGGCGATCTTCTTCCTGATGCTGCTGGCCGGCGTCGAGATGTCGCCGCGCGAGTTGCGCGAGACCTCGGTCGGGGCATTCTGGGTTGCGCTCGGTGGCCTACTGCTGCCGCTCGCCGGCGGGCTGGCGCTCGGCTGGGTGTTCATCCCCGAGTCCGACTACCGCTTCGCGCAGAGCCTGTTCCTCGCCACCGCGCTGGCCATCACGGCTGTCCCCGTCTCGGTCAAGGTCCTGATGGACCTGGGCCAGCTCGAGACGCGCACCGGCAAGACGATCGTTGCCGCGGCGGTGTTCGACGACGTCTTCGGCCTGATCCTGCTCGCGCTGCTGACCGCGGTCCTCGAAACCGGTGAGCTGCCGGACCTGGCGGCGCTCGGATCGCTGCTGGGGCGGATCGCGCTCTTCTTCCTGATCACCGGACTGGTCGGCTACTACGTCTTTCCGTGGCTCGGCCGGCATGTGAAGCGGATCAAGGCGGCCGAGTTCGAGTTCAGCGGCCTGGTCATGGCGGCATTGGCCTTCGCGCTGATCGCCGAGGCCCTGGGTATCCACTTCATCCTTGGCGCCTTCCTCGCCGGCCTGTTCTTCGTGCGCCGCACGATCGAGCCGCCGGTCTACGAGGCGCTGCGCAAGCGCCTGGCGACCTTCACGACCGGCTTCCTGGCGCCGCTGTTCTTCGCCTCGATCGGTCTGCACTTGGACGCCGCGGCCGCGGTGCATGTGCCGGTGTTCGTCGTGGCGCTGGTCCTGGTCGCCTTCGCGGGTAAGCTCCTCGGCGCCGGGCTGCCGGCGTACTGGATCGGTCTGAACCAGCGCGAGGCGTTCGGTGTCGGCGCCGGCATGAGCGCCCGCGGCGCCGTCGAGTTGATCATCGCCGATATCGCCTTGCGCGCCGGCCTCTTCAACCATCCCGATTCGCCTCCCGATGTCGTACGCTATATGTTCTCGGCCGTCGTGTTGATGGCATTGACCACCACCCTGGTCGCGCCGCTGGCGTTGCAGCGGACCCTGGGTCGCGGGGATTGA